TTTCAACAAATCAACAGGTCGGACGCAAAGCGAATCGGATAAAGAACTGAACGCCGCTGTGGAGGTCGCCAAGAAGAATGGCTATCCCATTTATACCATTGGGCTTAATGCAGACGGCAAACTGAATAAACAAAAACTCGCTGATCTGTCCAATGAGACAGGTGGTAAAGCATTCTCGACTGACTCCGCAGATGATCTTCCACAAATACTCAGTGAAATTTTTGCTAGTCATCTGAAGCTAAAGGTAGTACCTGTGCAGTCGATCACTGCAAATGGGGATTATCAGGATGTGACCGTCAACGTGCCTAACGGCAGTGTTTTGGAAGCTAATATCTCAATTATGTCGTCACAGCCTGTGACAGCAAAGCTAACTGATCCATCAGGAAATGCTGTCGCCATCCCGTCTAAGGATGTTGTCCTGTCCAAGTCTTCCACTTATAGCTTGATCAAGCTGTTGTCACCGCAGGAAGGAGATTGGAAGCTTCAGGTCAAAGGTGTGCCAAAGGATAAAATTGATATTAATTTAGTCTTTAACTATGATTTGGAGCTTAAGATCGATGCATTGCCATCAGCAACCTATAAAAAAGGTGATAAAATTGATATTACCTCCCACCTGTTCAGCAATGGTACTCAGGTAACGCTCAGCAATTTGTATCAAGATATGAAGGCGGTACTGCTTGCTACAGATATTGATACAGGTGATGTACAGGAAATCGAACTCGATAACTCCGGGGATGTCTTCAAGGGCACCTTTGAGGTAAAAGAAAGCCATGACTATGAGCTGAAGGTTCGTGCAGAGGAAAGCAGTTTCTATCGTGAAAGTGCTCCTGTAAAGATCAGCGCGAAGACAGGCGGCGCCGCAACTACTAGTCCTTCGACAGGGGCTGGCAAAGAAGAACCTCTGAAAGAAGCTTCGTCCAAAACCTTGTACTACATTATTGGTGGTATTCTTCTAGTGTTGGCAGCCGCTGCG
The window above is part of the Paenibacillus sp. FSL K6-0276 genome. Proteins encoded here:
- a CDS encoding vWA domain-containing protein, with protein sequence MLCKYQSNRTTKTLIQRIFPALLLALCLAASPFAAVQAYAATSAQSHIDAVLLIDVSNSMKTSDKNKVASEAMKMFIDMLSTQGDKVGIVAYTDKVQREKALLEISSETDKQDLKDFIDGLDRGAYTDIAVGVEEAVKVLQNGSDPNHEPIIVMLADGNNDFNKSTGRTQSESDKELNAAVEVAKKNGYPIYTIGLNADGKLNKQKLADLSNETGGKAFSTDSADDLPQILSEIFASHLKLKVVPVQSITANGDYQDVTVNVPNGSVLEANISIMSSQPVTAKLTDPSGNAVAIPSKDVVLSKSSTYSLIKLLSPQEGDWKLQVKGVPKDKIDINLVFNYDLELKIDALPSATYKKGDKIDITSHLFSNGTQVTLSNLYQDMKAVLLATDIDTGDVQEIELDNSGDVFKGTFEVKESHDYELKVRAEESSFYRESAPVKISAKTGGAATTSPSTGAGKEEPLKEASSKTLYYIIGGILLVLAAAAAWYVLNKKSARGFVGQLVVEVKDGNTGEKTYPQYKKLAGFRGKFTLHQLLQLAPELKESESIIFTPAKNDRLLLRSGEGVTVERSGRAADASRGLELKSGDRISVSLQTVDKTIYLEYLV